In Desulfotignum phosphitoxidans DSM 13687, the genomic stretch TCTCCAAGATATTCCAGCACTGAATTGCGTGTCAGAATCAGGACCGGTCGTTTCTTGTCCGGACTCAAAAAACCGATACCAGCGAACTTCGCCGCGCTTCATTCATCCCCCCAGGCCTGCTCCGATTCCCACACAGAGAATTCGCCCTCTGATACGGGCTGCCGCTCATACCCTTTCCGGTGCTTTTGCTCCAGCTGTTCAGCATGATAGCGGGCCAGGGCCTCACGAAGTGCTTTTCTCGTGAATGCAGACCAAGTGGTACAAAGTTGTTTTGACACGCGGTCAACGGCTTTTACAAGATCTTCGTCAAGGGTCATTTGAATGGTTCTCATGGTTTATCCCTCCAGCTCTGCGAACACCTCCCGGATCTGTTCCATGGCCCAGTCGATGTCGGGTTTCGTGATCACCAGGGGCGGGGCGAACCGGATGGTCCAGGTGTGGGTTTCCTTGCACAGGATCCCTTTTTCCTGAAGCGCCTCGCAGATGCCTCTGGCGCCGCCCGGGGTGTTTTCGTGCAGCTCAACGGCGATCATCAGGCCGATACCCCGGATTTCCTTGACGGCCGGGTGCTGGATTTGCCGCAGCTGTTCCAGGAAATACGCCCCCATGGCAGCGGCGTTATCAATCATGTTTTCTTCCACCAAAACTTTGAGGGCAGCCCGGGCCACGGCGCAGGCCAGGGGATTGCCGCCGAAGGTGGACCCGTGCTGGCCCGGCTGGAGCAGGCCCAGTACCGCTTCATTGGACAGCACGGCAGAAACCGGGTAAAATCCGCCGGACAGGGCCTTGCCGATCAGGGTGAGGTCCGCCTGAACCCCTTCGTGTTCCTCAGCCAGCAGTTTGCCCGTGCGGCCTAAGCCCGTCTGGATCTCATCTAAAATCATGAGCACGTTCTTCTGGGTACAGATCTCCCTGACCCGCTTGAGATAGCCTTTGGGCGGAATAATGACCCCGGCTTCCCCCTGGACGGGCTCCACCAGGAATGCCACGGTGTTGGGGGTAATGGCGGCTTCCAGGGCATCGGCATCCCCGAATGGAATCACGGTGAATCCCGGAGTGAACGGCCCGAAGTTCTGTCGGGCATTGTCATCCGTGCTGAACCCGATGATGGACAGGGTCCGGCCGTGGAAATTGTCCGAGCATACGATAATATCGGCCCGGCCCCGTGCCACGCCCTTGGATTCATATCCCCATTTTCGGGCGCATTTGATCACGGTTTCCACAGCTTCGGCCCCGGAATTCATGGGCAGCATCTTGTGGGAATCCGTGAGCTGGCACAACTCCTCATACAGCAGGGGCAGCTGATCGTTGCGGAACGCCCGGGAGGTGAGGGTGAGTTTCTGTGCCTGGTCCACCAGGGCTTGATAAATTTTGGGATGACAATGCCCCTGGTTCACGGCGGAATAGGCAGACAGGCAGTCCATGTAGCGGTTGCCTTCCACATCCCAGACCCAGATGCCGGATCCCTTGCTCAATACCACATCCAGGGGCTTATAATTTTTTGCCCCGAACTGGTTTTCTTTTTTAATGAGTTCTGTTGTTTTCATTGCAGCTATCCTTAAGTCTCTATATTGATCACAACCGCTCAGTCCATGCCCATCCGGGCCTCTACCTCGGCGATTTCCTCAAGAACCCGCTGTTTCTCCTCCGGAGACAGGTCCGGGGCTGCCAGTTTTTTCTGCAACGCCAGAAGGATCATCTCCTCTCTGTACTCCTGGCAGGTGTATGTGCCGGCTGGATGATAAGATGTCATGCGCGGTGGTTTCCTTTTTCAACGAGTTATCTGTTTCACCTATCATATTTTTATGAAAAAAACCAGACCGGCGGATTCCAGGGCCATGCGCAGGTGAAAGATATCCTGAATCATCTGCGGGGTATTGGTTTCCAGAAAATACCCCTTGTGGGGCACATGCCCCAGAATTCCCTGGAAGTGAAGGAGTTTCAGGGCCTGAGTCACCGGCGTGGGGCTCATGTTCAGCCGCTTGGACAGATCCCTTGCATTGAGCCGGAGCGCTGAGGTGATCTCATTGCTGAACAGCATGTTTTTGATGCCGTTGATCGCCTTCAGGGTCAGATCTTCATGGTCGGTTTCGGGCTGCGTCGTTTTCGTCATCCATCCACTTCCGGTTAGAATCAGGTTCAACTTGCCCGAATGAGCTACCACGGTCCGTCATTTCTGTCAACAGGCACAAGGGCTTTCACAAGAGCATTCCAGAGGGCAGATCTCTGACATTTGCGTCGCCGGCACCTGCTGCGCGGACCCAGGCGCCGACAATTCCAGTGCATCCCGGACCGCAGTGCGGCAGACGGTCTGAAGAAGAGCCTGTTGTCCGGGAGTCATCCCGGCCAAAGCGTCGCTGTCTTGCAGCAGTTCGGACATGAAACAGGAGATGAACAAAGATACGATGGTGTCGGCATTGTGCTTCATGGTTTTCTTCCTTTCTGATGTCTGAAATAAACCGGGTTCAACAATTATATGTCGATCATTTACATCAGCAAAATTCAGGCCAGCCGGAATCGAGGCGGGGCAGCCAGGCGCAAAAGGCCCGGAGGCGCACCATCCCGCCCCATTACCTGAAGCCGGAATTCAACGGTGTCATGCGGGCAGTATCGTATCAATGGGTCTACATGTAGTCTAAATGATACGATTTGGACGGGCATTTACCGGACGAATCAACTTTTTCTCGACATTTGATACACCTGGTATTATAACATCCCCAGGTGTATCAAAATGAATACAATAGAAGCCCTCAGAGAAAAACTGGCACTGTACGAACGGATATTTGACAATATCAATGCCGGCGTGCTGGTCATCGATGCCCGCGGATATATCACCCATTTCAACGAACCCTACGGCCGGTTCCTGAACCTGGACCCCAAAGCCCAGATCGGCCGGCACTGCACCGAGGTGGTGGAAAACACCCGCATGCACATCGTGGCCCGCACGGGAAAGGCGGAAATCAACCACTCCCACCGCATCAACGGCCAGGATATGGTGGTCCAGCGCATCCCCATCAAAAAGGACGGAAAGGTCATCGCAGTTTACGGCCAGGTCATGTTCAGGGATGTGGCAGAGGTGCGGGACCTGGCGGAACAACTTTCTCTGCTGGAATCCAAGGTCCAGCTGTTTGAAAAGGAGCTGTTTGATCTCCGGGCCACCCGGTACACCTTTGACTGCATTATCGGTGACAGTGATGCCATCACCGGCCTGAAGCAGGAGGCGGCAAAAGCGGCAGCCACCCATTCCAGTGTGCTGATCACCGGAGAAAGCGGCACAGGCAAGGAGCTGTTTGCCCAGGCCATCCACAATGCCGGCCCCAGGAAACTGCATCCGTTCGTGAAAATCAATTGCGCGGCCATCCCCAGGGACCTGCTGGAATCGGAACTGTTCGGATATGACAAAGGCGCGTTCACCGGTGCCGGGACAAAAGGAAAGCCCGGCCGGTTTGAGCTGGCCGGCAAAGGCACCATCTTTCTGGACGAAATCGGAGACCTGCCCCTGGAGATGCAGCCCAAACTGCTCCGGGTGCTTGAAGACAAAGCGTTTGAGCGTATCGGCGGCACCCGGGTCATCCGCTCCGATTTCCGGGTGATCAGCGCCACCAACCGGGACCTGGCTAAAATGATGGCAACAAACCGGTTCCGGCGGGACCTGTTCTACCGGCTCAACGTCATCCCCATCCATATTCCGCCCCTGCGGGAACGGCCGGAAGATATTCTGCCCCTGGCAAAGCATATGCTGAAAAAAATCGTAAAGGAAGCGGGCCGGCCCGCCGTGAAAATAGAAAAAACAGCTTCTCGGGCCCTGGTACGCTATTCCTGGCCCGGCAATGCCAGAGAGCTGTCCAATGTACTGGAACGAGCCATGTATGCGTCAGGCAGCGGCACCATCTGCACGGCAGACCTGCCTTTTATTTCGGCATCGGGCCGAAATGTGTCCGGCAGGCCATCGGAACCTTCCCTGAAAACCGCCCGGGATGCAGCCCAGATCGCGGCCATCCATAAGGCCCTGGCGCAAACCGGATACAACAAGGCCCGGGCCGCGAAACTCCTGGGCATTCACCGGACCCTGCTGTACAAAAAAATGAAAAAATACAACATCGGCCTGACACCGGAACAGGCCCCGGACGAGACATGACCGGAACGACTTCAGACGGCTGAGCGTCATAACTCCTGATCCGCTTCAGAACAGATCTCTTTTTCTCCCCGGCATCTTCGACACACCCGGCACCGGTCATCAGAACAGAATTCACAGGAAAAACAGTCTTTGCAGGGAAATTTTTTCAAATATTCTGCCCGCTCTTCCGGCACATACAGCCTGCCCGGCATCCCGGGTATGGAAACAAACGGCATAACTCCCCCCCTTTCATTCCACAGCCTCCATAAGAACATCATAACCAGGCAAAAGCCGGTTTCAAGGGGGACACATCCGTGCCGTGCGGGCAACGCCTTGTCTTGACACACCTGTGAGAAGGCATGTACATTGACTTCGAATGATTATAACCTGTTACCCTCAATGGAGTGCGTATGAAAACTTTCCTGATGAGTGTCTGCCTGACCTTCGGTTTGATGACCCTGTTGACCGTGTCCGCCCCGGCAGCGGACTGGCATTTCTACGGTTCCGCCCGGGTGGCCACATTCCAGGTGGAAACAAAGACTTCGGGCAGTGAGACGGACAACTATCAACAGTCTTTGCACAGCAACGCCCGGATCGGCGCCAAAGTCAGGGTCAGTGACACCCTTTCCGGCACGTTTGAGTACGGGGCGTCCAGGGGCAATGCCAATCTGCGCAAACTTTACGGAGAATGGAATTTCGGTGCCGGCAAGCTGCTGGTGGGACAAACCTATTCCCCTTTGAACTGGGCGTATTCCAATCAGGTGTTCGGATCGGACAACAACCTGAAAGCCCAGGGAATGATCTATTCCGGCCGGGAACCCATGCTGCAGCTGACCCTGGGGGGATTTCATATTGCGTTCATACAGCCGGACACCGATGATCTCGGCACGGGTTACGCCACAGAAGAAGACCGGCCGGCAGTCGAGGTTAGCTATACCTTTGCCTTTGATTCCGTGACCCTGGCCGTGGGCGGGGGATACAGTGCTTATGAAATCATCAATGGCGCCGTCACCTACGACATCGATTCCCATGTACTTGCCGCCAGCGCCCGGGTCAAGCTGGGCGTCGCGTTTCTGAACGGCACCGTATTCACCGGCCGGAACGCCGGCAACCTCATTCCCGTGTCCGTCAGCGGAGACAACCGATGGGATGACGGATTCGCCATGATCTCAGGCAACCGGGTACTGGACAACGACAGCATGGGATACGGGCTGGCCGCGGGCTGGAAACTCAACGACATGTTCACGTTTGAAGCGGGGTATGGCTTTGTGACCAGCGAAATCGACACCGCTGCCGGTGATGACGATGCCCGGACCTATTACGGCAATGCCACGGTCACCCTGGCACCCGGCGTCTTTTTTG encodes the following:
- a CDS encoding ribbon-helix-helix domain-containing protein; this translates as MRTIQMTLDEDLVKAVDRVSKQLCTTWSAFTRKALREALARYHAEQLEQKHRKGYERQPVSEGEFSVWESEQAWGDE
- a CDS encoding GntR family transcriptional regulator, which codes for MTKTTQPETDHEDLTLKAINGIKNMLFSNEITSALRLNARDLSKRLNMSPTPVTQALKLLHFQGILGHVPHKGYFLETNTPQMIQDIFHLRMALESAGLVFFIKI
- the rocD gene encoding ornithine--oxo-acid transaminase; this encodes MKTTELIKKENQFGAKNYKPLDVVLSKGSGIWVWDVEGNRYMDCLSAYSAVNQGHCHPKIYQALVDQAQKLTLTSRAFRNDQLPLLYEELCQLTDSHKMLPMNSGAEAVETVIKCARKWGYESKGVARGRADIIVCSDNFHGRTLSIIGFSTDDNARQNFGPFTPGFTVIPFGDADALEAAITPNTVAFLVEPVQGEAGVIIPPKGYLKRVREICTQKNVLMILDEIQTGLGRTGKLLAEEHEGVQADLTLIGKALSGGFYPVSAVLSNEAVLGLLQPGQHGSTFGGNPLACAVARAALKVLVEENMIDNAAAMGAYFLEQLRQIQHPAVKEIRGIGLMIAVELHENTPGGARGICEALQEKGILCKETHTWTIRFAPPLVITKPDIDWAMEQIREVFAELEG
- a CDS encoding sigma-54 interaction domain-containing protein, which translates into the protein MNTIEALREKLALYERIFDNINAGVLVIDARGYITHFNEPYGRFLNLDPKAQIGRHCTEVVENTRMHIVARTGKAEINHSHRINGQDMVVQRIPIKKDGKVIAVYGQVMFRDVAEVRDLAEQLSLLESKVQLFEKELFDLRATRYTFDCIIGDSDAITGLKQEAAKAAATHSSVLITGESGTGKELFAQAIHNAGPRKLHPFVKINCAAIPRDLLESELFGYDKGAFTGAGTKGKPGRFELAGKGTIFLDEIGDLPLEMQPKLLRVLEDKAFERIGGTRVIRSDFRVISATNRDLAKMMATNRFRRDLFYRLNVIPIHIPPLRERPEDILPLAKHMLKKIVKEAGRPAVKIEKTASRALVRYSWPGNARELSNVLERAMYASGSGTICTADLPFISASGRNVSGRPSEPSLKTARDAAQIAAIHKALAQTGYNKARAAKLLGIHRTLLYKKMKKYNIGLTPEQAPDET